In Rhodamnia argentea isolate NSW1041297 chromosome 11, ASM2092103v1, whole genome shotgun sequence, one genomic interval encodes:
- the LOC115747407 gene encoding uncharacterized protein C594.04c has translation MGRNLKNALLAFVAPLPSILFYLAFLKNAGSAAVGDGGYPLSPLWSWCLHHPFLLANALFFLNVNVLFWAVSQIQSSHWMIDPYWTVIPVMLTHYYATHPLGQYNWWRSRILMAMTWAWGLRLSHNYFRREKWQWGAREDWRFTDMRAQYGKNWWWVSFFAIYVSQQVFLLGVCLPAYVVHSVDKPLNVWDFLAVLVSVCGIVVAYFADTQLHDFVSKNEKLQELGKPVALNLDEGLWHYSRHPNYFGEQLWWWGLVIFAWNLGQGWTFVGALINSLCLVHVTGLVEERMLKKKHRAEAYRHYQKTTSVWIPWFKASDHSGKDKTI, from the exons ATGGGTCGCAACCTCAAGAACGCCCTCCTTGCTTTCGTCGCTCCTCTCCCCTCCATTCTCTTCTACTTGGCCTTCCTCAAGAACGCCGGCTCTGCGGCTGTTGGCGATGGCGGCTATCCCCTCTCCCCTCTCTGGAGCTGGTGCCTTCACCACCCTTTCCTGCTGGCCAACgccctcttcttcctcaacgTCAACGTCCTCTTCTGGGCCGTCAGTCAAATTCAGTCTAGCCACTGG ATGATAGATCCGTACTGGACGGTGATTCCCGTGATGCTGACGCATTACTATGCCACCCACCCTCTCGGGCAGTACAACTGGTGGAGATCCAGAATTCTGATGGCGATGACGTGGGCGTGGGGCTTGAGGCTCTCCCACAACTACTTCAGGCGAGAGAAATGGCAGTGGGGTGCTCGGGAAGACTGGAGATTCACCGATATGCGCGCACAGTATGGCAAGAACTGGTGGTGGGTCTCCTTCTTCGCCATCTACGTCTCTCAACAG GTTTTCCTCCTTGGAGTGTGCCTCCCTGCTTATGTAGTACACTCGGTGGACAAGCCCCTGAATGTTTGGGATTTCCTGGCTGTTCTTGTCTCGGTTTGCGGCATCGTCGTGGCCTACTTTGCCGATACTCAACTTCATGACtttgtctccaaaaatgagAAGCTGCAAGAACTGGGGAAGCCGGTGGCCCTCAATCTCGACGAGGGCCTGTGGCACTACTCGAGACATCCGAACTACTTCGGCGAGCAGCTATGGTGGTGGGGACTAGTCATATTTGCGTGGAACTTGGGACAGGGATGGACATTTGTCGGCGCGCTGATCAATAGCCTGTGCTTAGTTCACGTGACCGGGCTCGTCGAAGAGCggatgttgaagaagaagcacaGGGCTGAAGCTTATAGGCACTATCAGAAAACTACATCGGTATGGATCCCTTGGTTCAAGGCATCCGATCACTCTGGAAAGGATAAGACCATTTGA
- the LOC115747398 gene encoding membralin-like protein At1g60995 has protein sequence MDPEQTFIRVQERFSQVLTPRLRAALEYVYLFIAVTLFCILVVMHANYVQQPGCSSEFAGVETADAQLFHIKITSVGLWSQNETALDRRGLPDSEHAEGEVEVQNVDGKGLTLLAAKYWLNWIVSGVKRGNLVLKFWKTDNELSDHQAETFPSGQNSKSADDEAIGRTDKVESRYSFPLSAKETFKAAIAHFGRKWYRRLSFIWRLVKQIVGSFWKLWNIAGVHFNIDIPMWLQILHLDRINLYAVHLTERRIKAFEPTYLYTMEKGYFLLPENAKTQHNIRTVNISISGRHSCFGNRWQQLLINGFVGYDTILMNSLLNSSKQGYLYNYQTKEFFNLSYAQPPEGPARFGDYFVTKCGVLMMSLFVFFTTTMSVSFTLRETQTRMLKFTVQLQHHARHRLPTFQLIFVHVIESLVFVPIMIGILFFLFEFYDDQLLAFMVLILVWLCELFTLISVRTPISMKFFPRFFLLYFLVFHIYFFSYSYGFSYLALSTTAAFMQHLILYFWNRFEVPALQRFMQNRRSQLQQHPDFHITSSTILASTFHITRLNTRNAGPANTDVITGPGPGQRPGLDLTTQENTMRNSFGLQEQAETDNAGQPDLRQAEGGANPGTMNSFSSLLLWILGGASSEGLNSIFSMFRDVRDQGQVYAESPRHENRTTPNAQ, from the exons ATGGATCCGGAGCAGACGTTTATTCGGGTCCAGGAGCGGTTCTCGCAGGTTCTGACGCCTCGACTCAGAGCTGCTTTGGAGTATGTCTACCTCTTCATTGCCGTCACTCTCTTCTGCATCCTCGTCGTCATGCACGCCAATTACGTTCAGCAG CCTGGCTGTTCTAGTGAGTTCGCAGGAGTCGAAACAGCAGATGCTCAACTCTTTCATATCAAG ATAACCAGTGTAGGCTTGTGGTCACAAAATGAGACTGCATTGGACAGGAGAGGTCTTCCTGATTCTGAACATGCGGAGGGCGAAGTTGAAGTTCAGAATGTAGATGGAAAGGGATTGACACTTCTGGCTGCTAAGTATTGGTTAAATTGGATTGTCTCAGGTGTTAAAAGGGGCAACCTAGTCTTAAAGTTTTGGAAGACTGACAATGAACTATCTGACCATCAAGCGGAAACTTTTCCTAGTGGCCAGAATTCTAAGTCAGCAGATGATGAAGCAATTGGCAGAACTGATAAAGTAGAGTCTCGGTATAGCTTTCCTTTATCCGCCAAAGAAACATTTAAAGCTGCTATTGCTCACTTCGGCAGGAAATGGTACAGACGTCTCTCATTCATATGGAGACTTGTGAAGCAAATTGTTGGAAGTTTCTGGAAATTGTGG AACATTGCAGGTGTGCATTTCAACATCGACATACCCATGTGGTTGCAGATACTTCATTTAGATAGGATCAACTTATATGCAG TGCACTTGACCGAAAGGAGAATTAAGGCTTTTGAACCAACGTACTTGTACACCATGGAAAAG GGATATTTTCTGCTGCCCGAAAATGCTAAGACTCAGCACAACATTCGTACGGTCAATATTAGCATATCAGGTCGACATTCTTGCTTTGGAAACAG GTGGCAGCAACTTCTGATAAACGGATTTGTTGGATATGATACCATTTTGATGAATAGTTTGTTGAACTCTTCTAAACAAG GTTATCTGTACAATTACCAGACCAAGGAGTTCTTCAATCTTAGTTATGCGCAACCTCCGGAAGGTCCAGCAAGATTTGGAG ACTATTTTGTGACAAAGTGTGGAGTGCTCATGATGTCTCTGTTCGTTTTTTTCACAACCACAATGTCCGTATCATTCACATTGAGAGAGACGCAAACCCGAATGCTGAAATTCACAG TGCAGCTTCAACATCACGCAAGACATCGGCTTCCCACATTTCAACTGATATTTGTGCATGTCATAGAATCCCTTGTCTTTGTACCG ATCATGATCGGgattctcttttttctgttcGAGTTTTATGATGACCAGCTATTGGCTTTCATGGTGTTAATTCTCGTGTGGTTATGTGAACTATTTACACTCataag TGTCCGCACGCCAATATCAATGAAGTTCTTTCCTCGGTTTTTCCTGCTCTATTTCCTGGTTTTccatatttatttcttttcctattcGTATG GTTTTTCATACTTGGCACTCTCTACAACGGCAGCATTCATGCAGCATCTAATCTTATATttctggaacagatttgag GTCCCCGCTCTACAAAGGTTTATGCAAAATCGGCGGTCACAGCTTCAACAACACCCAGACTTCCACATCACCTCCTCCACAATTCTTGCATCAACATTTCACATCACCAGACTAAACACTAGGAATGCAGGTCCAGCTAATACAGACGTGATAACTGGACCCGGGCCTGGGCAGAGACCTGGATTAGATCTAACCACGCAGGAGAATACCATGCGGAATAGTTTCGGGCTTCAGGAACAGGCTGAAACTGACAATGCTGGACAGCCCGACCTACGCCAAGCCGAGGGTGGTGCCAACCCAGGAACTATGAACTCGTTCAGCTCTCTCTTGTTGTGGATATTAGGCGGTGCCTCTTCTGAAGGTCTCAACTCGATCTTTTCTATGTTCAGAGATGTGAGAGACCAAGGACAAGTATATGCAGAATCCCCCAGGCATGAAAATCGCACGACTCCAAATGCTCAATAG